The region TTTTTTGAGGCTGAACCAACTCCTATCTTGATTCCTCTATTCTTTAGCATTGCCAGAGCTTCTTTTACATCCTTTAACACAGCAGAATCATTGAGAGAGTCTAGCATTTCTACATAGTAGTTGTTCTTTCTATCCGCAAGTGCTTCTTTCTCCTTCTCGGTATAAGCTATGTTTCCTTTCTTTAACACAATTTCTAAGGACTCCATTCTACTAATTCCTTTTTGTGCTTTGTTGTCCTCTTTCGTATAATTATTGATATTTAATTCTCTTGCTAATTTAGCCCATGCTTCATAATGCAGTTCGTCGGTGGAAACCAAAACTCCATCTAAATCAAAAATAACTCCCTTAATCAAACTATCTCCTCCTACTATTATAGGTTTTGTAATGAACAGCTACACTAAGTAACTTATTTTATTCATGACAAGAAAAAGTAAGCTTCATAACTCTTTCTTTTCATGAATAATGAATTTTATATAAATACTCACTAATTGACTACATCTGAATGCTGATACAGTGCTACACAACTATAGATTCTTTAAATGCTCACACTGATCTCCTTAAAAAATAACTCTATACATTTTTACATTTTAATGGTAAACTTACGCTATTAGGTTTAACCTTAAACCTGTTAAAAGGAGGAAACATCTCATGGCTACAATTAAAGATATTGCTCAAATCGTTGGTGTCAGTTGTACCACTGTTTCTAATGTCATAAATGGGAAATCAGGTCGTGTATCTGCTGAAACAATTGCAAAAATAAATGACACTATTAAGGAACTTGGCTATGTACCGAATATGTCTGCCCGTTCTTTGGTTTCTAATAATTCTAAAGTGATAGGAATTATCAATCACTTAATCGTCAATAAACAGGAAAACTTCATGGAGGACCCTTTCCACTCTGCTTTTATCGGAGCAATTGAAGCTACCTTACGGGAAAACGGTTACTATTTAATGTTACGAACAGTAGAAACTTCGGATGACTTACAAACCTTTCTTCGAAACTGGAATGTAGACGGTCTATTCTTTACTGGTATATTTAAAGATTCTTTTTATGAAGAATTAACGAAACTATCGATACCGATTGTATTAATCGATAGTTATGTCAGCCATCGTAACATGTGTAATGTTGGTCTTGAAGACTATAAAGGCGGATACCTTGCTACAAAGCATTTATTGGAGCACGGTCACCGAAACATTGCCTTTGTTTCTCCAATGATAAAAGAAAATGGTGTTCTCTATCAACGTTTGCTTGGATATAAGCAAGCATTGCAAGAATTTCATATTCCAATTCGTTCTGAGATGATTTTACAGGCTGGTATGGATGTTACTTCCTGCTTACGCACCGGCGCTAAAATTGCAGCAAGAAATGATATTACTGCATTATTTGCAACAGCAGATATTATGGCTGCCGGATTAATTGCGGGACTTCGTCAGGCTGGAAAACGTGTTCCTGAAGATATCTCAATTATTGGTTTTGATGATTTAAGCATTAGCCGTATTACCGATCCTCCTCTAACCACCATCCATCAGGATGCAAACGAGAAAGGTAGACAAGCGGCCTACTTTATGTTAGACCGCCTGGAAAATCGTACTCTAAAGCAAAGAGAGATTATACTTCCGGTTCACTTGGTGGAAAGAAACAGTGTCTTAACTATCTAGAGTCGAGACTTTTTGAATGATGCATCTGGAAGTTTCGACAAGTAATCGGTCTAGTTAATTTGTGAACGATACTAAATACACACTGCAAAAGCTTCTTCCTTCGTCACCGTAACTCGATATTTTTTCTCACCTATTTGAACTAAAAAACTTAACTTTGTTATGGAAGAAGGAAGGCATGGCTTAACGGCAATACTTCCTTCTTTTATGGTTAGTCCTGCAAATCCATATACTGCCGTCATATAAGCACCGCCAGCAGCGGCAGGATGAGTTCCTCCAATATATAATAGCCCTGCCCATTCCTTTCCACCACCTTTTAAATCAGCCATAGCTGACTTTAAAAAGAATGGATATGCCTGATCGGGATTACCACAATAACACGCTAATAATGCATACATACAAGCACTTAAACTTGACCCATGCTCTGTTCTTGGCTCATAATAATCCCAATTCTTTTGTAACGCATCCTGTTCATATTCCTCACGAAACAATGCCAATGTAGTTACTACATCTGCTTGTTTAATAATCTTTGTATCAGCAGCTACCCCGTACGCTCCACCCCAATATTCCTTTGGATGTATAACCTTACTTCGAACTTCATCAAGGGTAGAATCTTTTAATTTATAATAGCCGTCAAATTGCTCTATTAGCTTCGTATATTTATCCGGGTCTTTTAAATAGATCCGTTTGGAAGCTTCTTCAAACTTCGTTAATAATGCAGATAACCCATACTGTTTGGCTAATTTATTTTGTGTCTCCTTTGAAAGTTTTGATATGTTTTGAATTAATTCAACTGCCATATCAAAAGTAAACTTT is a window of Lachnoclostridium phytofermentans ISDg DNA encoding:
- a CDS encoding LacI family DNA-binding transcriptional regulator; its protein translation is MATIKDIAQIVGVSCTTVSNVINGKSGRVSAETIAKINDTIKELGYVPNMSARSLVSNNSKVIGIINHLIVNKQENFMEDPFHSAFIGAIEATLRENGYYLMLRTVETSDDLQTFLRNWNVDGLFFTGIFKDSFYEELTKLSIPIVLIDSYVSHRNMCNVGLEDYKGGYLATKHLLEHGHRNIAFVSPMIKENGVLYQRLLGYKQALQEFHIPIRSEMILQAGMDVTSCLRTGAKIAARNDITALFATADIMAAGLIAGLRQAGKRVPEDISIIGFDDLSISRITDPPLTTIHQDANEKGRQAAYFMLDRLENRTLKQREIILPVHLVERNSVLTI
- the pgmB gene encoding beta-phosphoglucomutase, with protein sequence MIKGVIFDLDGVLVSTDELHYEAWAKLARELNINNYTKEDNKAQKGISRMESLEIVLKKGNIAYTEKEKEALADRKNNYYVEMLDSLNDSAVLKDVKEALAMLKNRGIKIGVGSASKNTPLILEKTGLEPSIDAVSCGIDVTKSKPDPEVFLVAAKKLCLPPNECLVVEDSYAGVVAAKAAGMKSLAVGPERKLLEADYDSETLLSETDWDLMLKISYNF